Within the Flavobacterium sp. 9R genome, the region TTCAGCATTTCCACTTCCATCACAAGAAAAAACAACAAATAAGATAAAAAAATAAAATAAATATTTCATAAAAAAAAATATAAGTGACGGTAATTTAACATTTTTACAGACATTTAAATTTACATATTAACAGTCTTTCAAATGCATGTAACACTCCTTCAATGTTTGTACAGGTAGCCTTTTATCGAGACGAACGAAAGTAGCCAATTTATACTACAAGCAAATAATCACAATGCGTTTTGCTTCTTCAAGCATTTTTACATTTCCTGCATAAAATAAATTATAAGAACTAAATGCTCTTACTGTTTTCATTTTTTATTTACTATCCATTGTCTATTTTAAATTGTCGCTTCTTATGATTAGTAATTACTGGACTTAAAAAAAATTAAATCTTTAAAACAACATTAAACTTGCAAATCCTTTAGCAAACGCTTAACAATCAAATACAATACCGTTAAAAAACTAAATAAAAATCCTCCCATACTTAACCCTTTGGCTTTGCCAAAACGCTCTTTAGGCAATGGCAAAATAGGTCTATCAATCACTTGTATTAATGGAGTTTCTTTTCGCAAAGTTACTTTGGCCAATTCGGTTTGTTTAACGAGTTCAGTTAGTATAGCCGTATTCGCTTGCACATCCACTTGGCGGCGAGCAGAAGGTGCTCTTCGTACATTCAACGCTGGATTTAAATTGAAGGTATTGTCGTTGGCTACTGCCACTCCAGTAATCGCCCCATTCAATTCCCCACGAATAGAATCCGTTTGGCGAATTAAAATATCCATGTTCATTTTGGCTTTTTTACTTTTGGTAGTAACATAAAAATCGGAAACCGTTTTGGCAAGGTTTTCACAGAATTGTTTGGCAAATAGTTCATTTTTATCATTCACATCAATATTGACAATGGCAATTTTCTTGTCTTTTTGGGCTACGGATAAACTCTTTTTAGAGAGCTTATCATACATCACTCCCAAAATACTATCATGTACACGGGTGAAATAGGTCCGTTTCACGTTAGGTAAAAACTGAATCTTTTCCAATTTGGGTTTACCTTCCCATTTATCCCGCCATTCATTGTTTTTGATATACAATTCCGCTAAAGTAATCGGTTTCCCATCGGCATCAGGTACGG harbors:
- a CDS encoding Wzz/FepE/Etk N-terminal domain-containing protein, whose product is MEEQNIHNNNDEISLKELLEKGKEWYLYLLSQWKIIVLAGIIGGLLGITYSFIKKPVYTATLSFALEDEKSGGLGGALGLASSLGLDLGGGGGSMFTGSNLTELFKSRAMVEKTLLSTVPDADGKPITLAELYIKNNEWRDKWEGKPKLEKIQFLPNVKRTYFTRVHDSILGVMYDKLSKKSLSVAQKDKKIAIVNIDVNDKNELFAKQFCENLAKTVSDFYVTTKSKKAKMNMDILIRQTDSIRGELNGAITGVAVANDNTFNLNPALNVRRAPSARRQVDVQANTAILTELVKQTELAKVTLRKETPLIQVIDRPILPLPKERFGKAKGLSMGGFLFSFLTVLYLIVKRLLKDLQV